Part of the Brevibacillus brevis genome is shown below.
TTACGTATTTGAGCATCGCAAAGCCCATGACGATACCCGGAATCAACACCGGCGAAATAAAGACCGCGTTCAAGGCAGCCTTTCCCTTGAATTGAAAGCGACTGAGCGCATACGCTGCGGGAATCCCCAGCACCAGCGCCAGAAGATTGCCCAGGAGGGAGACGAAGATGGACGTCTTGAACGTCGTCATAAACATCTCCACGTTGAAAATGTTCTCGTACCAGCGCCAGGAGAAGCCTTGCGGCGGGAACCTCAGCACGGTACTCGGTTCGAACGATGTGAAAGAAATAATGATGAGCGGCCCGAGCAAAAACAGAAACACGAGAAGCGTAAACAGGGCCAGCCCGCGATTTTTCTCCTGCATAGCTTCTACCCCTTCGGATTTAGTTTGGTCGCCAGTTTGTTCATTACAAAAATCACGACAAACGTAATGACGATCATGATCGTGGCAATAACGGAAGCCATGTACCAGTCATTCAAGGTAATGGCGTTTTGGTAAAGGAACGTGGAGATGACCCGCTGTTTGCCGCCCAGCAAAGCCGGCGTCGTGTAAGCGGTCAGGCTGCCTACGAACACGAGGATGCTCCCGATGATCAGTCCCGGCACGCTAAGCGGCACGATGACCTGGCGAAATGCCGTGAACTTGGAGGCGCCCAGACTCTCCGCCGCCTTGATGAGATCAGGGTCGATGTTTTCCATGACGCCGACCAGCGTAATGATGATGAGGGGCAGGAACAGATGGACCAGGCCGATCATCATCGCGGTCGGAGTGTACAGTATGTCCAACGGCTTTTCAAGCAGTCCCAACGAGAGGAGAGAACTGTTCAAAAGCCCCTTTTTTCCGAGAATGATCATCCAGCTGAACGAACGGACGACTGAGCTGGTCAGCAGGGGAAAGATGGCCAGCGCCAGCAGGATGCCTTTTTTGCGCGGCCCCAGCTTGGAGATGTAGTACGCTGCCGGGAACCCGAGCAGAATGCAAACGATCGTGGTCACGATGCTCACTTGCAGGGTAGTCAGTAAAATTTTCAAGAAGTATTGGTCGGTCAAAAACGTAAGGTAGCCCTCCAGGGTAAAGCTACCTTCGTGAAAGAAGGTGGACCCGATCGTCAGCGCGATCGGGATGATCATGAACAGCGTCAAAAACAGCACGCCAGGCAATAGCAGCAAGTAAAGACCCTTTTTTTTCATCCGATTTACTCCTGTTCCCGATATCGTCAGGCTTTCAGGGCGCGGATAAAGCGCTCAAAAAACGCTTCGTCATCCACGGCCAGGCAGACGTTCATATTCGGTTCCATCCCCAGTCGATTCTGGAAATCGCAAACCGTTTGCCCATCACACAGGTCGCTTCTCGTCTCGACATCGACATACAGCTTTTGGGTCGTGACCAGGTCGCGGTCCAAGGCGACTGCCACGGCGAGCGGATCGTGCATCGCGCAAGCCCGCACGCCGTTGCGCTCGAAGTAGCGCTGGAGATAGTCGGCTGTGCTTTGCTTTACGTAACGGCCAATCGGCGTATCGCCCAGCTCGCGGATATGGTCTTCGTTCAACAGGACTTTTCTCGTCACGTCGAGCCCGACGAGCGTCAACTCCGGGAAGCCGGCGTGAAAGACGACCTTGGCCGCTTCCGGATCGACGAACATGTTGTACTCCGCCGTCGGAGTGACGTTCCCATGCTCGCGTACGACACCGCCCATAAAGACCACTTCTTTGACATGGTGCACCAGCTGCGGACATTTTCTTACTGCCAGAGCCAGATTGGTCAAAGGACCGGTCATGATCAAGGTAATTTGGCCAGGCTGCGCCAGCACATTTTCGACGATGAAGTCGGGACCGAAGCCCTTTGCCGGCTGCGTCACGACGGTCGTATCGCGCAAAGCCCCGCCTAAACCGTCCTCGCCATGTACCCGGTGCTCGAAAAACATCGGCCGCAAGAGGGGCTGGCTGGCCCCCGGCACTACGGGAACTTGCCCGCCTATTTGCAGCAAATCGAGAATCTTGCACGTATTTTCCGTCGCTTTGGCGAGAGAAACGTTGCCGTTGACAGTCGTAATCCCGACCAGGTCAAACTCGCCGCTTTTCGCCGCGAGGATAATCCCGAGAGCATCATCGATCCCAGTGTCTACATCCAGAATGACCTTCCGCATGGTGAGTCCGCCTCCTAGCGTCATAAAATGCAACAAGGGTATAACCTCATCGCCTATACCCTTGTTGTTCGATCTGTCCTGTTATTATCCGGTGATTTCGCGGTTCCAACGATCGATCCAAGCTTTGGAGTGCTCATTGACGAATTTCATATCCAGCTTGCGCAGCTTGTTGATGGTCTCTTCGCCGTAGGTCACGCCTTTTGCTTCTTCGTCCGTCAGCTTCACTTCTTTGTTTACCGGAGAATCCACTTTCGCTTTGGCCGTTTTCTCTTGTACTTCCTTGCTCAATTGCCAGTTGATGAATTCTTCCGCCAGCTCTTTGTGCTTGCTGCCTTTGACGATGTTGACGGTGTTCATTACCGCGTAGCCGCCTTCTTCCGGGCTCACGAACTTCGCTTCCGGAACAGCCGCTTGAATGTCTTTGAAGTACATCTCCATGATCGGTCCGGCCGCAATCTCTTCCTGGCTGAACATGTTTACGTATTCCGACGTTTTGTCGTAGTATTTCACAACACCTTTATTGACTTCCTTCATTTTGGAAAAGGCCTGTTCTTCATTGAATTCCTTGCTGCCAGCGGCCTGGGATGCGGCATCCAGCATCATCGGGCCGGTAGTCGAAGTGATGTTCGGGAGAGTCAGCTTGCCCGCCAGCTCCGGGTTCCACAGGTCCTTCCAGCTCTTGATATCCGTCTTGATGACGTTCGGATTGTAGACGATCCCGAACTGCCCGATGGTATAGGCAGGGCCGTAATCCTCGCCCAGCGGAGCTTTGGCGATGTCGTAAATTTTATCGAGGTTCGGGATATGGCTGCGATCGATCTTTTCGAAAGCGCCGCTCTCGATTCCTTGTTGCGCATAGTAGTCCGACAAGTAGATCAAATCCACATCGGAGCTGCCTTGGCGGATTTTATTCAGGCGCTCTGCGTTGTTTCCGATCTCCAGCACGATTTTTACGTTGTGCTCTTTCTCGAATGGCTCGTACACTTCTTTGCGGAAGAAATCTTCAGAAAAGCCCCAAGTAGAAATGACCAGTTTTTCCGGCTCGCCCTTGGCAGCTCCTCCCGCCGCGTTTTCCTTCGGTTGCTCGCTATTGCCGCAACCCGCCAGCGCCAGCGAAATCATAGAAAAAGAAAGTACTCCTGTCAGCCACTTTTTCATTTTGTATTCCTCCATTTTTGGTTTCGGATCGAATGGTTTCCTTTGTTTGACAGTACAACCCTGTTTGCGCCTACTTTTCCACTGGCTTCATCGGCCTATGCGCCATCACACCTTCGAATAGAAATAAATGGAAAAAAAGAAAAGAAAAGCGCCCTTGATTAGAAGTGTGAATTCTAAACAAGAGCACTTTTCTTCGTAAACAAAGAGAAGCGACACCCGTTTTCCATCGCCTTCGGTCTTCCTCTCAGATAGATCCAAGAGGAAAATCCGAACGGCTCTGTCAGGTATTCGTTTGCGGTTCAGCCAAAATGACGTTCGTGATGGCCCATTGCGTAGCCGAGTCGTAATCCCTCAGCACGGCTTCCATGTCGAGGTTGAGTTCTTCCTGCAGACGTTCCCGCAGTTTCTTCTTATAAAGAAGCGACATACGGAAATCGACCTCGAGCTTGAGAGCGGGCGCCTCCCCTTCCAATGCCGCCGACCGCGGAGAACGCCGGTGCTTGGCATAAAAGGTGATGATCTGGTTGTCGATAGTTACTCTCAGGAGGGTTGTCCCAAATCCGAACAACTCCTTGGCTATCTCATTATAGATAGCAGACAGCCTTTTCTTGCTTTCGTTTGTGTCCTGTATAGTCATGACATCACCTGCGAGAGTAAGTATCAGGCTCGTTGATTGTTTTTCATTATACATATGATCCGAGCCTCAATCAAGTAATCATTCGTATTTTGATCAATTTACAAAAATTCAGTCTACATAAATTGATTTTGGAAAAACATTTGACACGCTTAAAAAGGCGCGCTATAATCCAACTAACCAAATCAGAATAAATTGGTTTTAACTGCATACCCACATCTCTTATGAAGAGAGGCGGAGGGACTGGCCCTGTGAAGCCTCGGCAACCTATCTCGTACAGATATGGTGCCAAATCCAGCGGAAGATATTCCGGAAGATAAGAGAGGACAGCGACCGTCTAACCATGACCGTTTCGACCTCTTCTTCTGGAAGAGGTCTTTTTTGTACAGCTGGAACTCGGTATTCCTACGCGGTTTCCTTGCATCCATTCGGTTTTTACTTTTCAAAACATAGATAATCATTTGACAAGGGGAGAAACCATCATGAAAAAATCAGGACTGATTCTTAGCTCACTGCTGCTCGCAGCATCCTTGCTGACTGCTTGCGGCGCCAAACAGGAAGCGGCACCGGCGGCAAACGCTGGCACCGAACAAAAAACCATCAAGGTAGGCGTAACGGGCGGTCCGCACGAAGAAATTTTCAACAAAGTGAAGGAAGTGGCCAAGACCCAAGGCCTCGATGTAGAAGTGGTCGTTTTCAATGACTATGTGCAGCCCAACCAGGCGCTCGATAAAGGGAATCTGGACCTCAACAGCTTTCAGACGATTCCTTTCCTGAACAAATTCAACGAGGACCACAAAACCAAGCTGGTCGAGATCGGCAAAGGCGTTACCTTCCCAATGGGGATTTACTCCACCAAGCACAAGAAGGTGGAAGAGATTCCGGAAGGCGGCGTAGTAGGGATTCAAAACGACCCGACGCAACGCGCTCGAGCTTTGCTGCTCTATCAAGCTGCCGGGCTGATCAAGCTGAAGGATGGCGCGGGTGACAATGCTACCCCGCTCGATATCGTGGAAAACCCGAAAAAGCTGGAGTTCAAAGAATTGGAGGCTCCTTTCCTGGCTCGCTCCCTGAAAAACTTTGAAGCGGCGACGATCAACACCAACTTTGCCATGGAAGCCGGCTATTCTCCGAAAAAAGACGCCATTTTCGCGGAAGGCGCCGACTCGCCGTACGTAAACGTCCTGGTAGCAAAAGAAGAGAACAAGGACAACCCTGCTTTCAAAAAGCTGGTAGACATCTACCGTTCCGAAGAAGTTAAGAAATTCATCGACGAACACTTTGATGGAGCTGTGCTCCCATCCTGGTAAGACACTGACTATCCAACAACAAGGAGACTGGAGAGATGATACAGCTAACCGATATCCATAAGACGTACAAGGTGGGCAACAAGCAGGTCGAGGCGTTGAAGGGCGTGACCCTGAACGTGGAGAGAGGACAAATTTTCGGCGTGATCGGCTTTAGCGGAGCAGGGAAAAGCACCCTGCTTCGCACGATCAACCTCCTCGAAAAACCGTCCGGCGGCACCGTCGTAGTCAACGGTCAGGATATGCTTTCCCTGAAAGAAAAAGAGCTGAGACAAGCGCGCAAAAAGATCGGGATTATCTTTCAGCACTTCAACCTGCTGTCTTCCTATAATGTCTTTGACAACGTAGCCGAGATTTTGCGAATGAACCGCGTACCGAAAGATGTCATCAAGCAAAAGGTGGAGGATCTGCTGCGATTGGTCGGCCTCGAAGACAAGGCCCACTCCTACCCGTCTCAGCTGTCGGGGGGCCAAAAACAGCGTGTCGGCATCGCGCGGGCGCTGGCGACCGATCCGGAGATTCTGCTGTGCGACGAAGCCACTTCGGCTCTCGACCCGCAGACGACCGACTCGATCCTCGAGCTGCTTCTGGACATCAACCGGAAGTTCAATTTGACCATCGTGCTGATCACACATGAGATGCAGGTCATCAAAAAAATCTGCGACCACGTAGCCATCATGGAAAACGGTCTGATCATCGAGCAAGGGACGGTTCTGGACATTTTCAGCAATCCGCAGCAGCCTACGACCCGGAACTTCATCAAAACCATTTTTGATGACAATGTGCCGCATGAAATCCTGTCGAAAATCAAACAGACCGGGCCGTCGGCAAAAATTTTGCGCGTCGCTTTCCGCGGGGATGCTGCCCTCGACCCTGTCCTCGGTACCTTGTCTGCCCGCTTCCCGGTCAGCACCAACCTGCTGTACGGCTCGATCACGTCGATCAAGGGAACGGCCCTGGGCATTTTGCTCCTGCACATTTCCGGTGAGGAAAAGGCGGTGCAGGACGGCATCGCGTTCTTGCGAGAATCGGTGTACAACGTAGAAATCGTGACACGAGAGGAGGGTTCCCGCTAATGGACCGCTTGGCAGAAATGATCCCCGTATTCGGACAGTCTCTGGAAGAAACCGTCATCATGGTCGGCATCTCCCTGTTTGTGGCGACAATCGTCGGCATTCCTTTGGGAATCCTGCTCGTGATCACGCAAGGCAACCACCTGTTCCCGAACAAGTGGATCTACCACACCTTGAACACCGTCATCAACGTCGTTCGCTCTCTTCCTTTCATTATTTTGATGGTAGCCATCATTCCGTTTACGGAGCTGATCGTCGGCACCTCCATCGGGATCGAAGGAGCGATCGTCCCGCTGATCGTGTACACAGCTCCCTACATTTCCCGCCTGATGGAGACGGCCCTGCTGGACGTCGACCGCGGCGTGATCGAGGCGTACCAGGCGATGGGCGCTTCCCGGACGCAGATCATCTTCCGCATCATGCTTCGCGAAGCGCGTCCAGGCATCGTGCTTTGTCTGACCATCGCAACCATAGGCCTGATCGGAGCGACTGCGATGGCGGGTGCGGTCGGGGCAGGCGGATTGGGCGACCTCGCCCTGCGCTACGGCTACCAGCAATGGGACATCGAAGTCATGATCATCACAGTAGTGATCCTGGTCGTGCTCGTCCAGCTGATCCAGTCGCTCGGCAACTGGGCAGCCCGAAAGCTGAAAAAGAGTGCGTAAGCGCGTAAACCTCTAGCCGGCATATGGTTAGAGGTTTTGTGCTATTGTCAAAAGCAAAAGAGTAAAGTGAAATGGAGGCATTCTACATGCGCAGCATCCCCGAAACGCTGTTGGAAGATTTGAAAAAAATCACCGCCGATGACCGTGCTACCGCCAATGAAACCATGCTGCATCAGCACAGCAAGGACGAGTCTCACCATAGCCCCGTGCTGCCGGACGTCGTCGTATTCCCGACTTCCCGGGAAGAGGTAGCGGGCATTTTGAAGTACGCGAACGAACACTCCATCCCTGTCGTCCCCTTTGGCGCGGGCTCCAGCCTGGAGGGCCACTGCATCCCGCTGCAGGGAGGCATTTCCCTCGATTTTCAACAGATGAATCAAATCGTCGAGGTGCGACCGGACGACTTCCTCGTGCGCGTCCAGCCTGGTGTCACCCGCACCCAGCTCAATGCCGCCCTGAAAAAACACGGACTCTTCTTCCCGGTCGATCCCGGTGCAGATGCGACGATCGGGGGCATGACCGCCACCAACGCGAGCGGTACGACCAGCGTCCGCTACGGCATCATGCGCAGCCAGGTGCGGGACCTCGAAGTCGCGCTGGCTGACGGCTCGATCATTCGTACCGGCGGCCTGTCCGCCAAGTCGTCTTCGGGCTACCATCTGACAGGACTGTTTGTCGGATCTGAGGGGACGCTTGGCGCCTTTACGGAAATCACCCTGAAAGTGTACGGCATTCCCGAGACTGTGATCGCCGGACGGGCTGCCTTCCCTACAGTAAAGGCAGCCGTGGATGGGGCCTTGTCGCTGCTTGCGGCCGGTATTGCCATCGCCCGCGTCGAGCTGGTAGACAGCGCCTCGATTCGCCAAGTCAACCTGCACAGCGAAACCGACTATCTGGAGCAGCCCACCTTGTTCCTCGAATTCCACGGCAACGAAGCCGGCCTTTCTCACGACGTATCCTTCGCCCAGGATCTTCTGGCGGAGCATGGCTGCGTGGACTTCCTGGTGGAGACAGACTCCAAAAAGCGCGCCAAGCTGTGGGAAGCCCGTCACAACCTCGCATACGCCTACAAGCACGGCTTCTCCGGAAAAGAAATGATGCTCACAGACGTATGTCTTCCCCTGTCCGAATTGACAGGAGCGGTCGTCTACGCTCGTGAGGTGATTGACCAAAGCGGTCTGGCAGGCGGTGTCCTCGGCCACGTAGGGGACGGCAACTTCCACACGACTCTCATGTTCAACAAGCAGGATCCGGCCGAAGTACAGCTCGCAGAAGAGGTCAATGCCAAAATCGTCGAGTACGCCCTGCAAAAAGGCGGCACCTGCACTGGCGAGCACGGCATCGGCATCGGGAAAAAGAAGTACCTCCAAAAGGAGCATCCGGATACTTTGCCGTGGATGAAGCTCATTAAACAGCAATTTGACCCGAAAAACATCCTGAATCCGGGCAAAATCCTCCCGTAGCCACGTCTCGCTCGTCCCTGCTTCCTATTGTTCACGGTTTGTTTGGTGGTAATTGACCACATATTCGTGTACACTTATTTATGTATATAGGGTCATACCAAAGAGAGGGGCTTCGCGATTCGCATGAAAAAATTACTCATGTTGTTGGTTGCCGTTACACTCGTATTCGCTTCCGGCGGGTATATCGACCACGCCGATGCAAAAGGCTACAAATCCGGTAAAAAAACGTTTAACTCGAACACGGCTCCTACGCATACGCAAACACCAAGCAAGGGCGATTCAAATGTAAACGCTAGTACCAATAAAAGCACGACTACGCCGACCAATACGCCTTCCACAGCTGCTCCAAGCAAGAGCGGCGGCTTCATGAAAGGTCTGCTTGTAGGCGGTCTCGCCGGAATGCTGTTCGGCGGATTGTTTGGCAACATGGGCGCACTGGGAGCGATTTTCGGCTTCTTAATCAACATGCTGGCGATCGTCGCCGTCATCGTCCTGATTCGCAAGATCTTCGTCTACTTTAAAACGCAACGTGAAAAGAAACAGGAATTGAACCCATGGAAAAGATAACGATTTCCGAGCAAGTATTGATCAACGCCATTTGCCTGCACGTGGCGAGCAAGAAGCAGATTCAGCCGCAAGAGGTCGAAGTTGAGCTGATGTGGGATGATGAGTACGGCTTCTCGGCTGAAGTATACGCGCTGGGAAGGAAGCAGGTCTTCATCGAGGTCAATTTGATCGAGGCGATCCGTTACTATCTCGAGACGCAGATGGGACGCAATCCGTATTCCGCAGGCATCGAGCTGGTGCTGGACGAAGAGGAAGGCATCCTTGCCTATGTGACGTACCAAAGCTAAGTCAACCGAAGAGCTAGCTACAAAGAACAGCCAATCCGAATCTATCGGATTGGCTTTCTGCTATTTCTGGCAATCGAAATCCTCGCTGCATGGCGATGGGGGATCCCACCCGACTGAAAGGTCAAATCAAAAAGACCATTCCCAGGAGGCTTACCCAGGAATGGCCCGGCATTTCCAGTCTGACGTTTTATTTCAAGTCAGCCAGCACTTCATCCGCCATGTTGGCTGTCGACACCAGTCCGCCTCCGGAGAGGTACCAGTAGTTTTGGTCGAGGTAGATGATTTGGCCGTTTTTATAGGCTTTCGTATTTTTGATCAAGTCGTTGTCCAGCGTTTTTTGTGCAGGAGCTGCTGCGTCCTTGTTGGTAGCCACCGCAGCCGTGCGGTCTACGACAAACAGATAGTCAGGGTCTTTTTCCACGATGTACTCGAACGAGACGCTTTGTCCGTGAGTGGATACTTCGATATTTTTGTCTACCGGCGCAAATCCGAACACGTCGTGCAGGATGCCGAAGCGGGATCCTGGGCCGTATGCGCTGAGCTTGCCTTCGTTGATCAGAACGATCAAAGCGTTTTTGCCGCTTGCCGTAGCTTTTTCATTCAGCTTTTTGATGGAATCATTGATTTTCGCCAGCTCTTCATCGACTTGCGCTTCTTTGCCAAAGATGGTGCCCAACGTTTTCATATTCTCGGTAAAGGACTCCATGTACTTGGAGGTATCTACGCCCAGGAAGATGGTCGGTGCGATTTTGTTCAGTTCTTCGTAAGCTTCTTGCTGACGGCCGGAAATAAAGATGACATCCGGCTTCATCGCATTGATTTTCTCGAAGTCAGGCTCTTTCAGGCTTCCGACATTCGTGTACTTCGCGTCTTTGAACTTTTCCAGATACGGAGGAATATTGGCTTGCGGTACGCCTGCTACCTCAATGCCCAGTTTGTCCAGGGAATCCAGTACACCGTAGTCAAAGGCGACAACCGTTTTCGGGTTTTTCTTCAGCTTGGCTTCACCCAGTTTGTGCTTGATCGTCAATTCCTCTGATGCTGCAGCGTTGGAAGCGTCTCCGGAAGCTGCCGGTGTCTGAGCCGGCGCTGCGGTGTTCGATCCGCAAGCTGCCGTAAATACCGCCATCAGCACCGCCATGAACAGCATGATCCATTTTTTGTTCATCTTTATCACCTCTATGTAAGAGTAAAGTTATATAAAATTTCCGATGGACCTATCCATCTGGATAATTTTATTGACAGAAAAAGATTCTCATTCTCATGTAAAAAAAGAAGAGCATCAGGCATAGTACACACAGATTTTGTTCTGATCGATGTCCTGAATTTGAATATCCATGTCGTACACGTCTTTCAAGGTTTTGGAGCTGATGATATCCGCGGTCGCCCCTTCTCTTACGACTTTGCCGTCTTTGAGCGCCACGATGTAATCCGAGTAGCACGACGCGAAGTTGATATCGTGGATCACGATCACCACGGTTTTCCCCATCTCGTCCACGAGACGCCGGAGCACTTTCATGATCTGAACCGAGTGCTTCATATCGAGATTGTTCAGAGGCTCATCGAGGAGGATGTACTCCGTATTTTGAGCGACTACCATGGCGATGTAAGCCCGCTGCCTTTGACCGCCGCTGAGCTGGTCCAGGTACTTGTGCTGAATGTCCTCCAGCTCCAGGTAACGGATCGCCTCATCGACGTACTGCCAGTCTTCGCGGGACAAATTCCCTTGAGAATACGGAAAACGTCCAAAGCTCACGAGCTCGCGAATGGTCAATCGGACGGTGATGTGATTGGTCTGCTTCAGGATGGAAATCTTTTTGGCCAGATCCTGGCTTTTGCACTGGCCGATTTCCTTTCCCTCCAGATAAATCTCCCCTTGATCTTTGGTCATCAGACGGCTGATCATGGACAGCAGTGTGCTTTTCCCGGCCCCGTTCGGACCGATAAATGACGTGATTTTTCCCTTGGCGATTTTCAGCGAAACGTTTTCCACGACATTTTTGCCACCATACTGTTTTGAGACATTCCGGATTTCTACCATGATTTATTCTCCTTTAACAGAAGATAGATGAAGTAAACCCCGCCGATGAAGTTCACGATGACACTCAAGGTCGTCGAGAACGTAAACACCCGCTCGACAATCAGCACGCCGCCTACCAGCGAAATAATGCTGATCAGCACGGAGCCGGTTATCAGATACTTGTGCTGGTATGTTTTCATCACTTGGTGAGCCAGATTGGCTACCAGCAATCCCAAGAAAGTGATGGGTCCTACCAACGCGGTGGCGATCGATACCAGGATCGCGATGACGATCAAAAAGCGCTTCACCACAAAATCGTAGGGAATCCCGAGGTTGATCGCCTGATCCCGTCCCAAGGAAAGAACATCGAGGTATTTTATGTACTTCCAGAAGTAAGCGGCCACGCCCAGCACCAGGACTACGCTGATGACAAGAAGATCCGTATTGACATTGTTAAAGCTCGCGAACATCTTGTCTTGGACGACCTGAAATTCATTTGGGTCGATCAACACCTGCATAAAGGTAGAGAGGCTGTTGAACAGCGTCCCAAAAATGATCCCGACCAGCAGCAAAAAGTAGATGTTTTGCCCTTCTCTTTTGAAGAGCCACTTGTACAGCAGCCCGGCAAACAGGACCATCAAAGCAGCTGACAGGAGAAAATTCACATTCTTGTTCATCAGAGTCATATGGGTCGAGCCAAACAAGTACACGACAAAGGTCTGGATGAACAGGTACAGCGAATCCAGCCCGATAATGCTCGGCGTGAGGATCCGGTTATTCGTGATCGTCTGGAATACCATCGTAGAGAAGGCGATAATCCCGCCCGTCAACACAATCGCCAAAATCTTTTTGAATCGTCGCGGCAAAACGTAATCCCAGTTTCCGCCGGCGTCTATCAACATGAATGTCGCTATCAGCGCTATGGCAACGATCGCTAAAATCCATACCTTCGCTTTCATCGGTCATAAGCCTTTCTTCTCATAAGTAGGAAAATGAACATCCCGCTGCCGATTACCCCGACCATCAATCCGATCGATATTTCATACGGGAAGATGATCAGCCGCCCCAATATGTCGCAGCACA
Proteins encoded:
- a CDS encoding YxcD family protein → MEKITISEQVLINAICLHVASKKQIQPQEVEVELMWDDEYGFSAEVYALGRKQVFIEVNLIEAIRYYLETQMGRNPYSAGIELVLDEEEGILAYVTYQS
- a CDS encoding ABC transporter permease; the encoded protein is MKKKGLYLLLLPGVLFLTLFMIIPIALTIGSTFFHEGSFTLEGYLTFLTDQYFLKILLTTLQVSIVTTIVCILLGFPAAYYISKLGPRKKGILLALAIFPLLTSSVVRSFSWMIILGKKGLLNSSLLSLGLLEKPLDILYTPTAMMIGLVHLFLPLIIITLVGVMENIDPDLIKAAESLGASKFTAFRQVIVPLSVPGLIIGSILVFVGSLTAYTTPALLGGKQRVISTFLYQNAITLNDWYMASVIATIMIVITFVVIFVMNKLATKLNPKG
- a CDS encoding siderophore ABC transporter substrate-binding protein, whose protein sequence is MNKKWIMLFMAVLMAVFTAACGSNTAAPAQTPAASGDASNAAASEELTIKHKLGEAKLKKNPKTVVAFDYGVLDSLDKLGIEVAGVPQANIPPYLEKFKDAKYTNVGSLKEPDFEKINAMKPDVIFISGRQQEAYEELNKIAPTIFLGVDTSKYMESFTENMKTLGTIFGKEAQVDEELAKINDSIKKLNEKATASGKNALIVLINEGKLSAYGPGSRFGILHDVFGFAPVDKNIEVSTHGQSVSFEYIVEKDPDYLFVVDRTAAVATNKDAAAPAQKTLDNDLIKNTKAYKNGQIIYLDQNYWYLSGGGLVSTANMADEVLADLK
- a CDS encoding MetQ/NlpA family ABC transporter substrate-binding protein; this translates as MKKSGLILSSLLLAASLLTACGAKQEAAPAANAGTEQKTIKVGVTGGPHEEIFNKVKEVAKTQGLDVEVVVFNDYVQPNQALDKGNLDLNSFQTIPFLNKFNEDHKTKLVEIGKGVTFPMGIYSTKHKKVEEIPEGGVVGIQNDPTQRARALLLYQAAGLIKLKDGAGDNATPLDIVENPKKLEFKELEAPFLARSLKNFEAATINTNFAMEAGYSPKKDAIFAEGADSPYVNVLVAKEENKDNPAFKKLVDIYRSEEVKKFIDEHFDGAVLPSW
- a CDS encoding methionine ABC transporter permease, whose translation is MDRLAEMIPVFGQSLEETVIMVGISLFVATIVGIPLGILLVITQGNHLFPNKWIYHTLNTVINVVRSLPFIILMVAIIPFTELIVGTSIGIEGAIVPLIVYTAPYISRLMETALLDVDRGVIEAYQAMGASRTQIIFRIMLREARPGIVLCLTIATIGLIGATAMAGAVGAGGLGDLALRYGYQQWDIEVMIITVVILVVLVQLIQSLGNWAARKLKKSA
- a CDS encoding nucleoside hydrolase, which translates into the protein MRKVILDVDTGIDDALGIILAAKSGEFDLVGITTVNGNVSLAKATENTCKILDLLQIGGQVPVVPGASQPLLRPMFFEHRVHGEDGLGGALRDTTVVTQPAKGFGPDFIVENVLAQPGQITLIMTGPLTNLALAVRKCPQLVHHVKEVVFMGGVVREHGNVTPTAEYNMFVDPEAAKVVFHAGFPELTLVGLDVTRKVLLNEDHIRELGDTPIGRYVKQSTADYLQRYFERNGVRACAMHDPLAVAVALDRDLVTTQKLYVDVETRSDLCDGQTVCDFQNRLGMEPNMNVCLAVDDEAFFERFIRALKA
- a CDS encoding FAD-linked oxidase C-terminal domain-containing protein, which produces MRSIPETLLEDLKKITADDRATANETMLHQHSKDESHHSPVLPDVVVFPTSREEVAGILKYANEHSIPVVPFGAGSSLEGHCIPLQGGISLDFQQMNQIVEVRPDDFLVRVQPGVTRTQLNAALKKHGLFFPVDPGADATIGGMTATNASGTTSVRYGIMRSQVRDLEVALADGSIIRTGGLSAKSSSGYHLTGLFVGSEGTLGAFTEITLKVYGIPETVIAGRAAFPTVKAAVDGALSLLAAGIAIARVELVDSASIRQVNLHSETDYLEQPTLFLEFHGNEAGLSHDVSFAQDLLAEHGCVDFLVETDSKKRAKLWEARHNLAYAYKHGFSGKEMMLTDVCLPLSELTGAVVYAREVIDQSGLAGGVLGHVGDGNFHTTLMFNKQDPAEVQLAEEVNAKIVEYALQKGGTCTGEHGIGIGKKKYLQKEHPDTLPWMKLIKQQFDPKNILNPGKILP
- a CDS encoding methionine ABC transporter ATP-binding protein is translated as MIQLTDIHKTYKVGNKQVEALKGVTLNVERGQIFGVIGFSGAGKSTLLRTINLLEKPSGGTVVVNGQDMLSLKEKELRQARKKIGIIFQHFNLLSSYNVFDNVAEILRMNRVPKDVIKQKVEDLLRLVGLEDKAHSYPSQLSGGQKQRVGIARALATDPEILLCDEATSALDPQTTDSILELLLDINRKFNLTIVLITHEMQVIKKICDHVAIMENGLIIEQGTVLDIFSNPQQPTTRNFIKTIFDDNVPHEILSKIKQTGPSAKILRVAFRGDAALDPVLGTLSARFPVSTNLLYGSITSIKGTALGILLLHISGEEKAVQDGIAFLRESVYNVEIVTREEGSR
- a CDS encoding ABC transporter substrate-binding protein, which encodes MKKWLTGVLSFSMISLALAGCGNSEQPKENAAGGAAKGEPEKLVISTWGFSEDFFRKEVYEPFEKEHNVKIVLEIGNNAERLNKIRQGSSDVDLIYLSDYYAQQGIESGAFEKIDRSHIPNLDKIYDIAKAPLGEDYGPAYTIGQFGIVYNPNVIKTDIKSWKDLWNPELAGKLTLPNITSTTGPMMLDAASQAAGSKEFNEEQAFSKMKEVNKGVVKYYDKTSEYVNMFSQEEIAAGPIMEMYFKDIQAAVPEAKFVSPEEGGYAVMNTVNIVKGSKHKELAEEFINWQLSKEVQEKTAKAKVDSPVNKEVKLTDEEAKGVTYGEETINKLRKLDMKFVNEHSKAWIDRWNREITG
- a CDS encoding DUF2294 domain-containing protein; translation: MTIQDTNESKKRLSAIYNEIAKELFGFGTTLLRVTIDNQIITFYAKHRRSPRSAALEGEAPALKLEVDFRMSLLYKKKLRERLQEELNLDMEAVLRDYDSATQWAITNVILAEPQTNT